DNA sequence from the Daphnia carinata strain CSIRO-1 chromosome 8, CSIRO_AGI_Dcar_HiC_V3, whole genome shotgun sequence genome:
gaatttttttaaaaatttttacttacaTCAAAATGGGCACGGGTTGTTCCACGGCTCTTGTGCTCATTAGCCAAATCAACAAGTTGAGCGTTCAAAGTATCCGGATTTCCCATGCAGTCGATCAATTCCGACAATTTAGACAGTACATTCACCGACAAGGTCTAATTGTAAGTTAATAGTTGTCTAGATAATTGATGAtatccaattgaaaaatgcttTGTTACAATCTGTGCTTACTTTCAATGCAGCATTGTTCAACAGTTCTCCAGCGGGAACGTTGGCAATGGTTGGGAACATGGGCTGATATTCCGGATGGGCAGTCAGCAATCTATCACCGAGAtattcatttcaattaaaaagtAAGTactaattgtttttatttcagatTGCTATGGTACTCACGCCACATAGAAGGCAGGAGCATGAGTACTCAAGTCTTTCTTGACGATGGCCCAGGTGCTTTGGACGGCAGCAACGTTGACTGTCGTCAGGGTATCCATTTTATTTAGATTATTCtgtattttaaattattgcTTTAGCGTATACTTTGATATTATTATTGATAACactaaatttgattttcatattttctatCCAATAGGAATTGATTTTTTGAGGAATGCCAGAACTCACCAGTTGGTTAGTTAGCTGCTGCTGTGAGAATCTGACTGTTGACTGATGATGAGTTGATGGGTAAGACAACCGGCTTTTATAGTAGGACTTACTATATTTACAACAGGGAGGAGGGACTTCACGTGGAAGACTttcgagtaaaaaaaaaaaaacgccgttCAAGTCACGTAGGCACGTGATGGGAAACGGAGCCAATGACAAATCGTCATAAATATTTGGGTACCATTTGGTCATGCGCCAGTGGCGAAGTACATAGGCCcattttaacttttctttAGAATTTGCAGATGAATGacttgtccttttttattttctcccccCATCCCCAACGATATCGGCACGACATTCATTTGCCAAAAGAATAGACGGCGGggtgagaacaaaaaaatagcttGGCTGTCAATCCGTAACACGTTGCCAGCCTACGTGAAGGGTAACACGTATACCAGATAACACACAATGAGGTGTAGTGCCCTCCAGCATAAAGCCGGCACGAAAATCCCCAGTTGTCTTCGTTCTCTATTGATTCCGTGCAACAAGGTCAGTCTTCTTGTACTAGTTAAATCGTTGGTGTCTTAATGATTGTAATTAAATCTAATGAACTCTTTTTACTGATCAGTTGTACTCGTCTTTACTTTCTTCAAAATTCCTTCTGGGATTTacttctcaaaaaaaaaaatttttctataGAAAATGGTTTGTATATCAACTgtgtattttatttcttttacatACTAGCAATGCACGTTGACTAGCATTCCATCACcgaatgtaatttttttgtaaccATTAAATTGAAAGTGTTTTATTAGATTgtccataaaaaaagaagcaaggGCATTGGGTCCACGACAGCTGTCATTAACAGAATGTGAATCAGCTAGGGGTACGGGGTTGTCTTTGGAACTTAACCAAAGAAAGGGTCGACAACGGGAGCGGAAGTAACAGGAGCAGCTGTTACAGGAGCGGGAGCAGGAGCAAGAGTTGCTGGTGCAGGGGCCGGAGCAGGGGCGGGAGCTGGTGCAGGGGCTGGTGCAGGGGCTGGAGCAGGGGCTGGTGCAGGGGCTGGTGCAGGGGCTGGAGCAGGGGCTGGAGCAGGAGCTGGAGCAGGGGCTGGAGCAGGGGCTGGAGCAGGGGCTGGAGCAGGGGCTGGAGCAGGGGCTGGAGCAGGGGCTGGAGCAGGAGCTGGGGCAGGATAATACGGGGTAACGCTGTAGGTAGGTTGACCTGCGGCGTTCACTCCATTCTGCGTCACGTAACTGGTGATGCCGGTGTTCAAGTTGGTAACCTGattttaacaatttcataAATCATCCACTAACAATATTGTAGTTTTGttagaaaaaataatattttaattaGATTTACTTGGCTGATTGGGTATCCAGTGCTGGACGTTCCTACTGTGGTAACGCACGATCTGGTGCCATCGCTATTTGTCACCAATGTTCCAGTACAGGCGTAGTTGGTGTTGACTGGATAAGCTGTAGGTGTACAGTAAGTAGGCTGAGTTGCTGTGTTCGTACCCGTTTGTTGCACGTAATTCGTGACGCCAGTGTTCAAGTTTGTGACCTGAAACACAAACGTGTTAATCTGCCATTGTTTGTAGATGATTTTTGGACGGACATTGTTCGTACCTGATAAATAGGATAGCCAGTGTTTGACGTGCCCACCTGAGTGACGCAAGATCGGCTACCATCGCTATTTGTGACCGTTTGTCCAGCACAGGTGGTAGCGGCGGTAGTGGTGCTGGCCGGATACGTCGGTGTTACGCTATAAACGGGTTGTCCTACCGAGTTGACACCGGTTTGTGTAACGTAGCTAGTGGTTCCTGTGTTCAAATTTGTTACCTACAAAAGGAGCTAAAATTAGACATTCATTAGAAATAATG
Encoded proteins:
- the LOC130703902 gene encoding body wall hemoglobin-like, whose translation is MDTLTTVNVAAVQSTWAIVKKDLSTHAPAFYVALLTAHPEYQPMFPTIANVPAGELLNNAALKTLSVNVLSKLSELIDCMGNPDTLNAQLVDLANEHKSRGTTRAHFDNLSKVLIDFLAANLGGEFTPEAHQAWTATMQGINTVVEASS
- the LOC130703896 gene encoding mucin-5AC-like isoform X1 produces the protein MLRYGIVFLIACSLAAITASEVEERQYATCAGTLVANADGTRSCVTQVGISSTGYPIYRVTNLNTGVTSFVTQNGFNASGQPTYSVSPTYPMTTYVNTCTGTIVTNSDGTRSCVTTVGTSSLGYPIQTVTNLNTGTTSYVTQTGVNSVGQPVYSVTPTYPASTTTAATTCAGQTVTNSDGSRSCVTQVGTSNTGYPIYQVTNLNTGVTNYVQQTGTNTATQPTYCTPTAYPVNTNYACTGTLVTNSDGTRSCVTTVGTSSTGYPISQVTNLNTGITSYVTQNGVNAAGQPTYSVTPYYPAPAPAPAPAPAPAPAPAPAPAPAPAPAPAPAPAPAPAPAPAPAPAPAPAPAPAPAPAPAPAPAPAPAPATLAPAPAPVTAAPVTSAPVVDPFFG
- the LOC130703896 gene encoding mucin-2-like isoform X2, with protein sequence MLRYGIVFLIACSLAAITASEVEERQYATCAGTLVANADGTRSCVTQVGISSTGYPIYRVTNLNTGVTSFVTQNGFNASGQPTYSVSPTYPMTTYVNTCTGTIVTNSDGTRSCVTTVGTSSLGYPIQTVTNLNTGTTSYVTQTGVNSVGQPVYSVTPTYPASTTTAATTCAGQTVTNSDGSRSCVTQVGTSNTGYPIYQVTNLNTGVTNYVQQTGTNTATQPTYCTPTAYPVNTNYACTGTLVTNSDGTRSCVTTVGTSSTGYPISQVTNLNTGITSYVTQNGVNAAGQPTYSVTPYYPAPAPAPAPAPAPAPAPAPAPAPAPAPATLAPAPAPVTAAPVTSAPVVDPFFG